The Pyrus communis chromosome 2, drPyrComm1.1, whole genome shotgun sequence genome includes a window with the following:
- the LOC137722304 gene encoding uncharacterized protein, with amino-acid sequence MGTLNILGYFARVLIDCGATHSMISHTFAQVTQPRPTPLGYDLEFAMPRGERCIVDHVYPGCPVIVEGVVLPADLIPLDIVDFDVILGTDWLHFYRANIDCYGKIVTFHHPGLPGCQGYLAHVVLNEAAPGRVEDVRVVRHFPDVFPEDLPGLPPDRDVEFTIELLPGTNPISLTPYSMAPAGLRELKVQLQELISRDDVPKMAFRTRYGHYEFLVMPFGLTNAPAAFMDLMNRVFQPYLDRFVIVFIDDILVYLKSKAEHVRHLTLVLKRLREHQLYAKFSKCQFWLDQVAFLGHIVSAQGILVDPQKVAAVESWEQPRTFTEVRSFLGLAGYYRRFVKDFSVIALPLTRLTRKDVKFEWDDKCEQSFQQLKHCLTHAPVLALPDDSGDFEVYSDAFLNGLGCVLMQHGRVITYASRQLKPHELNYPTHDLELAAIIFALKLWRHYLYGEKCRIFTDHKSLQYLFTQKELNLRQRRWMELLNNYDCTIDYHLGPLGMRLLYSTTYHPQTDGQSERTIQTLEDMLRASVLQFGDAWHQRLDLMEFAYNNSFHSSIGIAPFEALYDRSCRTPLCWSEVGERVLVGPEIVEETTQNVQVIKFNLKATQDRQISLADRHATDRVYEVGDWVFLKLSPWRGVVQFGKNGKLSPRYIGPYMVTERVSEVAYRLELPPKLARVHNVFHVSMLRHYVADPSRVIPPQPLEINPDLTYDEEPVTIIDWKEKVLRNKSVMLVKVLWRNHSVEEATWETEDRMRDLYHRLFFDH; translated from the exons atgggtacgttaaatatccttggttattttgctagagtattaattgattgtggagctacacattctatgatttctcatacatttgctcaagtgacgcaacctcgccccacacctctagggtatgatttagagttcgctatgcctagaggagagagatgtattgtagatcatgtgtacccaggatgtccagtgatagttgaGGGTGTTGTTttgccagctgatcttatcccgttagatattgttgactttgatgtgattctgggcactgattggttgcatttctatcgtgccaatattgattgttacgggaaaatagttacgtttcatcatcctggactacct ggttgccaggggtacctagctcatgtggtgttgaatGAGGCCGCTCCTGgcagagttgaggatgtgagagtagTCCGACACTTTCCCGATGTtttccccgaggatttacctggtttacccccagatcgagacgtggagttTACTAtcgagttgcttccaggtactaatcctatttccttgactccttatagtatggctcccgctgggttaagggaattgaaagttcagttgcaggaatta attagtagggatgacgtTCCTAAGATGGcattcaggactcgttacggtcattacgagtttctggttatgccatttgggttgacgaacgCACCAGcggcttttatggatttaatgaaccgggtgttccagccatatttggataggtttgttattgtgtTCATCGACGACATTTTGGTGTATTTGAAGtctaaagcggagcatgttcgacatcttactttggtgttaaagaggttgagggaacaccaattgtatgctaagtttagcaagtgccagttttggttagaccaagttgcgtttttggggcacatcgtttcagctcagggtattctggtggaccctcagaaggtcgcagctgtggagagttgggagcaaccgcgaaccttcactgaggtgaggagtttccttggtttggcggggtattatcgaCGATTTGTCAaagatttttcggtgattgctttaccactgacgagattaacgaggaaggatgttaaattcgagtgggatgataagtgtgagcagagcttccagcagttgaagcattgtctcactcatgcacctgttttggcactcccggacgatagtggtgatttcgaggtttatagtgatgctttcttgaatggtctgggatgtgtgttgatgcagcatggtagggtgattacttatgcttcacgacagttgaaacctcatgagttgaattaccctacacatgatttggagttagccgCTATTATCTTTgcattgaagttgtggagacactacctTTATGGGGAGAAatgtaggatctttacagatcacaagagtcttcagtatctttttactcagaaggaacttaatcttcgtcaacggaggtggatgGAGTTGCTCAAcaattacgattgcacgattgattatcatcttggtc ctttgggcatgagactactttacagtacgacgtatcatcctcagacggacggacagtcagagagaactattcagactttggaggatatgttgcgagcttcggtgttacaatttggtgatgcttggcaccagcggttggatttgatggaatttgcttacaacaacagctttcattcgagtatcggcatagcgccatttgaggcattgtatgATAGATcctgtcgcacaccgttgtgttggtcagaggtcggagaaagagtcttagtgggtccggagattgttgaggagactacgcagaatgttcaggtgattaagtttaacctgaAAGCAACCCAAGACAGGCAGAttagtttagcagatcggcatgctacggacagagtgtatgaggttggagattgggtatttctgaaactttcaccgtggagaggagTTGTGCAGTTCGGAAAGAATggtaagttgagtcccaggtatatcggaccatacatggtcacagaacgagttagtgaggtagcttacaggttggagttgcctccgaagttggctagagtgcataacgtttttcacgtgtctatgcttcgacattatgttgccGATCCGTCTcgcgtgatacctcctcaaccgttagaaattaatccagatttgacttatgacgaggaaccggtgacgatcatcgattggaaggaaaaagttctgaggaacaagTCAGTGAtgttagtgaaagttttgtggaggaatcattcagtcgaggaagctacgtgggaaacagaagatcggatgagggatttgtatcatcggttgttctttgatcactag